Proteins encoded within one genomic window of Eurosta solidaginis isolate ZX-2024a chromosome 1, ASM4086904v1, whole genome shotgun sequence:
- the LOC137237199 gene encoding succinate--CoA ligase [ADP/GDP-forming] subunit alpha, mitochondrial-like, with protein sequence MAQDRISAGLRFSSEYAKIRGNLQLNADSRVICQGYKVLYNQHALEYGTKLVGCISLKKGGTTDLGLPVFASVAGAKKATDRHATVIYVAPPGAAAAILEALEADMSLIVCITKGVP encoded by the exons ataggatctccgccgggttgcgattcagctcagaatatgccaaaatcagaggaaatctacaattaaatgcagattcacgtgtcatttgccaaggatacaaggtactttacaaccaacatgctttggaatacggtaccaaactggttggatgtatttccctaaaaaagggtggaactacggatcttggtttgccagtatttgcttcg gtagccggagcaaaaaaggcaactgatcggcatgcaactgttatttatgtggcgccaccgggagctgctgctgctatcctagaagcattagaagcagacatGTCTTTGATTGTTTgtatcaccaaaggtgtgccataa